CCCCGGCACAGGAAGCCGTCCAGGTGGAAGGGCTCCAATTTGATATCCCCTGGGAACAGCTCATGGACGACGAGCGGTTCGTGGAGGTCTTCCTTTCGGATGTGCTGGAAAACTACGTGGTGCAGCAACGCTGGTACGGGGGCAAGTCCAGCACGATGAAGTATATCGAACTGCAGGAGTACTTCAGGATTCAGCACAACGAGGAGGTGTATTACGGCCTGCTCCTGGAGGTCAATTTCGAGGAGGCCTTCTACCAGCATTATTTTTTGCCTATTGCCTTTGTATCGGATGAGAGCTTTGCGGAAAGAGACCGGATCCTGCCCCTGGCGATCCGCGGCCAGGAGGGCTTTATCATCGATGCAGTCAATTTGGAGGCATTCCGACGGCTGGTCTACGAACGCATCCTGATGGCGGAACCCAACGACACCACCCGCGTGCGGTACCACAAGAGCACGGAATTTCGGGGCACCCCGTACGAGTCATCGAAATTTATGGGGCTCGAACAGAGCAATACCTCGATCATTATCAACGGGAAGTCCGTCATCAAGTTCTTCCGCCGGATTTACGCCGATAAGAACCCGGACTACGAAATGAGCCGGTTCCTGTCCGAACGAAAAGGCTATAAGAACACCCCGGCTTATCAGGGGAGCCTCAGTATCATGGACACGGACAACGTCAATGTGACCATTGCGCTCATGCAGGAACTCGTCCCCAACCAGGGCGATGCCTGGGACTATATGCTCAAAGAGCTGCACAAAATCTTCTGCAACCTCGAATACAAGGGGATCCGGGTGGACCGCCTGCCGAAACTCGAGCTTTTCCAGCGGATCAATTCGCGGCAGGTACCTCCGGAAATCATCGACTGGGCCGGTCTCGGCGTTTTTCTGAAACTCCAGAAACTGGCGCAGCGAACGGCGGAAATGCACATTGCCCTGGGTTCAGAATTCGAGGATACAGCATTTACGCCCACCCGTTTTAACGGGGATTATGAAGTATGGTTAAAAAACCGGCTCCTCTACATGTTCCAGAACCGGCTGAACATGGTGGAGAACAACCTGGGACGCCTCGA
This genomic window from Robiginitalea biformata HTCC2501 contains:
- a CDS encoding maltokinase N-terminal cap-like domain-containing protein, whose amino-acid sequence is MAKKAAEAKQQKGSDSAEAPAQEAVQVEGLQFDIPWEQLMDDERFVEVFLSDVLENYVVQQRWYGGKSSTMKYIELQEYFRIQHNEEVYYGLLLEVNFEEAFYQHYFLPIAFVSDESFAERDRILPLAIRGQEGFIIDAVNLEAFRRLVYERILMAEPNDTTRVRYHKSTEFRGTPYESSKFMGLEQSNTSIIINGKSVIKFFRRIYADKNPDYEMSRFLSERKGYKNTPAYQGSLSIMDTDNVNVTIALMQELVPNQGDAWDYMLKELHKIFCNLEYKGIRVDRLPKLELFQRINSRQVPPEIIDWAGLGVFLKLQKLAQRTAEMHIALGSEFEDTAFTPTRFNGDYEVWLKNRLLYMFQNRLNMVENNLGRLEGQALELANEFLERKNEIRKRFVNFDWTKLKGERLRVHGDYHLGQILVQGDDFFLLDFEGEPESTIRDRKVKQPPLKDIAGIFRSFHYAVYATIFDNPGKYPYPQDELFAAGELLYRYFVGVFLDTYVQMIQDHNINIGYSAERIFLLKYCMLEKAVYELGYEMNSRPDWAVIPLEGIRSIIND